In Paenibacillus ihbetae, the following are encoded in one genomic region:
- a CDS encoding helix-turn-helix transcriptional regulator, with product MKRQIHLLTLPEMPFFCFPESVGIYRDEPEHSVIRAAGALNNFNIHYVASGTGYVEIDQQVHTLGPGEAVLYFPMQAQRYYSSEDDPWDVRWFHFYGSGLQNYLIERGFNRSQLWSVRQPAAYEEAHETLLREAERHRMLNPAQLSTLTYSLLTVFVEQASALSDHKSSNSGSRILELLPIIQQEAAKPFILEEWASRIGVSTYYFCKLFRNVMEMTPMEFVTRCRLQMAKQWLLEHKEKTIGQIAVEAGYPSVSYFNKRFMEHEGMTPSSYRRLHGG from the coding sequence ATGAAACGCCAAATCCACTTGTTGACCCTGCCGGAGATGCCGTTCTTCTGCTTTCCCGAATCGGTGGGCATTTACCGGGATGAGCCGGAGCATTCGGTTATACGGGCTGCGGGGGCGCTGAACAATTTCAATATTCACTACGTCGCTTCCGGGACGGGCTATGTGGAAATCGATCAGCAAGTGCATACGCTTGGGCCCGGTGAAGCTGTCCTGTATTTCCCCATGCAGGCGCAGCGTTATTACAGCAGCGAAGACGATCCATGGGACGTGCGCTGGTTCCATTTTTACGGAAGCGGGCTGCAGAACTATTTGATCGAACGGGGATTCAACCGCAGTCAGCTGTGGAGTGTCCGGCAGCCTGCTGCATACGAGGAGGCGCATGAAACGCTGTTAAGGGAGGCGGAGAGGCATCGGATGCTGAACCCGGCCCAGCTGTCGACGCTAACCTATTCGCTGCTGACGGTCTTCGTGGAGCAGGCGTCCGCGCTCTCTGACCATAAATCCAGCAATTCGGGCAGCCGGATTCTCGAATTACTGCCGATCATTCAGCAGGAAGCCGCCAAGCCGTTTATATTGGAGGAATGGGCATCAAGGATCGGGGTCAGCACCTATTACTTCTGCAAGCTGTTTCGAAACGTCATGGAAATGACACCGATGGAGTTTGTTACCAGGTGCCGCCTGCAAATGGCTAAGCAATGGCTGCTGGAGCACAAGGAGAAGACGATCGGACAAATTGCCGTTGAGGCCGGTTATCCGAGCGTCAGCTATTTCAATAAGCGGTTTATGGAGCATGAAGGGATGACGCCGTCTTCCTACCGGCGCTTGCACGGAGGATAG
- a CDS encoding Gfo/Idh/MocA family protein — MSKKLRWGILGCASIAKRAVIPGLQQSRRNEVAAIASRQEDKARQAAEDLNINISYGSYEALLEDPNIDAVYIPLPNHLHKEWSIRAAEAGKHVLCEKPIALTEAEAAEMADAAAKAGVVLAEAFMYRYHPRYDILKEYIASGAIGEIRGIRSAFTFNSSANHGNVRFRKDWGGGSIYDVGCYPINAARILLDKEPEAVTVQAFFSPEHDHVDMMASGLVEFEGDVSLTFDCGMWAAYRNPLEIVGTEGLIEVPYAYSLPENGANFFLTTGEDRKEIEVPSANAYSEQGDRIAEAVLDGKPLRYTTEDAVRNMRVIDACLKSAHERSRIVL; from the coding sequence ATGAGCAAGAAACTACGGTGGGGCATTTTAGGCTGCGCCAGCATCGCCAAGCGCGCGGTCATTCCCGGACTCCAGCAATCCCGGCGCAATGAAGTTGCAGCCATCGCAAGCCGGCAGGAGGATAAAGCAAGGCAAGCCGCCGAAGATCTTAACATAAATATATCGTATGGAAGCTATGAAGCCCTGCTCGAGGATCCCAACATTGATGCGGTCTACATTCCCCTTCCTAACCATTTACATAAAGAATGGAGCATCCGGGCGGCCGAAGCCGGAAAGCATGTGCTCTGCGAGAAGCCGATCGCGCTGACGGAGGCGGAAGCCGCCGAGATGGCTGATGCCGCAGCGAAAGCCGGCGTGGTTCTGGCCGAAGCGTTCATGTACCGTTACCACCCGCGGTACGATATTTTGAAGGAATATATCGCATCCGGAGCGATCGGCGAGATCCGAGGCATCCGCAGCGCCTTCACTTTTAACAGCTCGGCCAACCATGGCAACGTCCGATTCCGTAAGGACTGGGGCGGCGGTTCCATTTATGACGTCGGCTGTTACCCGATTAACGCAGCCCGGATTTTGCTTGATAAAGAGCCTGAAGCCGTTACCGTCCAGGCCTTCTTCTCGCCGGAGCATGATCATGTCGACATGATGGCATCCGGACTGGTCGAATTTGAAGGCGACGTATCGCTGACCTTTGACTGCGGCATGTGGGCCGCCTACCGTAATCCGCTTGAAATCGTGGGGACCGAAGGGCTGATCGAGGTGCCGTATGCATACAGCCTGCCCGAGAACGGGGCCAATTTCTTCTTGACGACCGGTGAAGACCGGAAGGAAATCGAGGTTCCTTCCGCCAACGCATACAGCGAGCAGGGTGACCGTATCGCCGAAGCGGTATTGGACGGCAAGCCGCTCCGATACACAACTGAAGACGCCGTCCGCAATATGAGGGTCATTGATGCCTGTCTGAAATCCGCTCATGAGCGGTCAAGAATCGTATTGTGA
- a CDS encoding aldo/keto reductase: MKYISIKGLHKPVSVLMKGSDYFYHDSYERAAANLDAFLAIGGNSIDTAHIYCGGQSEEVIGRYMQERGNREQLVILTKGAHHDHNGPRVTRKDIKSDITDSLQRLQTDYIDLYALHRDDPNVPAGEVVEALNEYVESGTVKAIGVSNWTWERIREANQYAEANGLVGFSFSSPNLSLAKPNEPFWKGCVSADSETCAWHEAEQFPLLSWSSQARGFFTGRFTPEVRDNADLVRVFYSDANWERLERAKKLAEAKQVTTIQIALAYVLNQPFPTCALIGAQNAEELKSCDEGAQIRLTREELDWLDLTSEQLPLSLS, translated from the coding sequence ATGAAGTATATTTCAATCAAGGGCTTGCACAAACCCGTCTCCGTGCTTATGAAAGGATCGGACTACTTCTACCATGATTCCTACGAGCGGGCAGCTGCCAATCTGGACGCATTTCTGGCCATCGGGGGCAATTCGATCGATACGGCCCATATTTATTGCGGCGGACAAAGTGAGGAAGTTATCGGACGTTATATGCAGGAGCGGGGCAATCGGGAGCAGCTTGTTATTCTGACCAAGGGCGCCCACCACGACCATAACGGTCCGCGCGTGACCCGGAAGGATATCAAGAGTGACATCACCGACAGCCTGCAGCGGCTGCAGACCGACTATATCGATCTGTATGCACTGCATCGCGACGATCCGAATGTGCCGGCTGGCGAAGTTGTGGAAGCGCTCAACGAATATGTCGAATCCGGAACCGTGAAAGCGATCGGCGTGTCCAACTGGACCTGGGAACGGATCCGGGAGGCGAATCAATATGCGGAAGCGAACGGACTCGTCGGCTTCTCCTTCAGCAGTCCGAATTTGAGCCTTGCAAAACCGAATGAGCCTTTCTGGAAAGGCTGCGTATCTGCGGATTCAGAGACCTGCGCATGGCATGAAGCCGAGCAATTCCCGCTATTGTCCTGGTCGTCGCAGGCCAGAGGATTTTTCACGGGGCGATTCACTCCTGAGGTGCGGGACAACGCGGATCTGGTCCGTGTGTTCTATAGCGATGCCAACTGGGAGCGGCTCGAGCGTGCCAAGAAGCTTGCTGAAGCCAAGCAGGTTACGACGATTCAGATCGCACTCGCTTATGTTCTGAATCAGCCCTTCCCGACCTGCGCGCTGATCGGCGCCCAAAACGCGGAAGAACTGAAATCCTGTGATGAGGGAGCGCAGATCAGGCTGACGCGGGAAGAATTGGATTGGCTTGATCTTACGAGCGAACAACTCCCTCTATCGTTAAGCTGA
- a CDS encoding TetR/AcrR family transcriptional regulator, with the protein MKRSKTEAQETMERLLQVAREEFAEKGYADTALEMVADIAQVTRGALYHHFKNKKGLFLAVLDLVQREVSERVASEASRSGEPWEQLLLGCRAFIAAAVEPQNKRIMLIDGPAVAGWETWRQMDEIHSMRHLREQLDGMQQKGEMKQLPVDAMTHALSGAMNECSLWVAEAEDTAQAADESMQIIETMLTGFRH; encoded by the coding sequence ATGAAAAGAAGCAAGACAGAAGCCCAGGAGACGATGGAACGTCTGCTGCAGGTTGCAAGAGAAGAGTTCGCGGAAAAAGGCTATGCCGACACTGCGCTGGAAATGGTTGCGGATATCGCCCAGGTAACCCGGGGCGCGCTCTATCATCATTTCAAAAATAAAAAAGGGCTGTTTCTCGCCGTTCTGGATCTCGTACAGCGCGAAGTTTCAGAACGCGTCGCCTCGGAGGCGAGCCGTTCCGGGGAACCCTGGGAGCAGCTTCTGCTTGGCTGCAGAGCTTTTATCGCCGCGGCGGTAGAACCGCAGAACAAGCGGATCATGCTGATTGACGGTCCGGCAGTCGCCGGCTGGGAGACTTGGCGCCAGATGGATGAAATCCATTCGATGCGTCATCTGCGGGAGCAACTGGACGGAATGCAGCAGAAGGGGGAGATGAAACAGCTTCCCGTCGATGCGATGACCCATGCGCTGTCGGGCGCCATGAATGAATGCTCGTTGTGGGTAGCCGAAGCTGAGGATACGGCTCAAGCAGCTGATGAGTCGATGCAGATTATCGAAACGATGCTGACGGGATTTCGGCACTGA
- a CDS encoding DNA alkylation repair protein, which translates to MTQSKPLKSYFGRELALTLSDLIQPLVPRFPAESFVVSVTRQSESLELKGRVAMIAAELHQALDMPYEDSLEVLLNILGPENETEQGMFTNGYFLMPVAYYVERYGLQHIDLSMHALYEITKRHTSEYAIRPFLLQYEDQCLERLMEWRTDSSLHVRRLVSEGTRPRLPWAKRIPFIKGDPSHHLALIEPLLNDPSLYVRKSVANHLHDVSKDDRDLVIHWLAERQHSGGEHFPWIVRHACRSWMKSSEMKSMQELFSSAIFTT; encoded by the coding sequence ATGACGCAATCCAAGCCATTAAAAAGTTATTTCGGGAGGGAGCTGGCCCTGACCTTATCGGATCTGATTCAGCCGCTCGTTCCCCGGTTTCCTGCCGAATCATTCGTTGTGTCCGTAACCCGGCAATCCGAATCCCTAGAGCTCAAAGGAAGAGTTGCGATGATCGCGGCCGAGCTTCATCAAGCGCTGGACATGCCTTATGAGGACAGTCTTGAGGTTCTCCTTAATATCCTCGGCCCGGAAAATGAAACCGAGCAGGGCATGTTCACGAACGGCTATTTCTTAATGCCGGTTGCGTACTATGTCGAGCGTTACGGACTTCAGCATATTGATCTGTCCATGCATGCTTTATATGAGATTACGAAGCGGCATACTTCGGAGTATGCAATCCGTCCTTTTTTGCTGCAGTATGAGGATCAGTGCCTTGAACGGTTGATGGAGTGGAGAACGGATTCCAGCCTGCATGTCCGCAGACTCGTTAGCGAAGGAACGCGTCCCCGCCTCCCTTGGGCCAAGCGGATTCCGTTTATAAAGGGGGATCCTTCCCATCATCTTGCTTTAATCGAGCCGCTGCTCAATGACCCATCCCTCTATGTCAGAAAGTCCGTGGCCAATCATCTGCACGATGTAAGCAAGGATGACCGGGATCTTGTAATCCATTGGCTGGCAGAGAGACAGCACAGCGGCGGGGAGCATTTTCCTTGGATCGTTCGGCATGCGTGCAGATCATGGATGAAGAGCAGTGAAATGAAGAGCATGCAGGAGCTTTTCTCTTCTGCTATATTTACAACATAG
- a CDS encoding VOC family protein, producing MNVQGFYPVIMSGVMEESKDFYTRLFGFEVVFEADWYISLKRNAGPDKAYELAVLSWNHETIPSAFQRKVQGMILNFEVDDVDAEYERLIKQEGLPLHLDIRDEAFGQRHFITSDPSGVLIDMIQIIPPSEDFADNYKEDVWTDPESKAVQ from the coding sequence ATGAACGTACAAGGCTTTTATCCGGTTATCATGTCGGGGGTTATGGAAGAGAGCAAGGATTTTTATACCCGTTTGTTCGGCTTCGAGGTTGTCTTTGAAGCGGATTGGTACATAAGCCTGAAACGAAATGCCGGACCGGACAAGGCATACGAGCTCGCCGTATTATCTTGGAATCATGAAACGATACCGTCTGCTTTTCAGAGAAAGGTGCAGGGAATGATTCTCAATTTTGAGGTGGACGATGTCGACGCTGAATATGAACGGCTGATCAAGCAGGAGGGTCTCCCGCTGCATCTGGATATTCGTGACGAGGCCTTCGGTCAAAGACATTTCATCACAAGCGATCCGAGCGGTGTGCTGATCGACATGATCCAGATTATCCCCCCATCCGAGGACTTTGCGGACAACTATAAGGAAGACGTATGGACCGATCCGGAATCCAAGGCCGTCCAATGA
- a CDS encoding PAS domain S-box protein, which translates to MRNFTEDWFWEPMFNKLPVGAVLISLKTEQIVMLNERFCEILGSPRSELLTRTPRDLQVLEGLSQQALQRIESYDIADGLQEAITFQSADGRARSITAEFSLLASPASGEAPLILCCIDRVQTEEPPLPMIRQEELLALILKSGQDLISISNADGIIEYVSPSATPLLGYRQEEMVGRHRAEFYHPADSEEMKQPGKLFSDSEIFNRRIRHKDGHYLWFETSFHIIREADGHITKVLAIARNITKRKIDEDTLARAQRIAKIGSWRWDLVTRTLSFSEEIRRIYGYRLQAVERNHLSLLSAVVPEDRKRLRRAILSAIKGQPDEIIYRIQIADGSIRTLRAQWEVSARSEGKPIELVGMAQDITEESLIAQQMVENEKKYRLITENSLDFISRNTTDDCTFLYCSPSCFSLLGYNPEELVGTSAYDYVYPEDIGPLKAYLQRTLEETSLTPITFRYLHKDGRHIWFEVNCKFITGQDGHREIISIARDISERKRIEFKLKESEQRYRSLFEYNPLAVYSMNLEGEYLTANRNLQTLTGYSLDELVGMYYGPIVADKDLPRTQYHFSQAKEGKPQSYDLTIIHKEGHPIEINTVNIPIIVDEEVVGVYGITRDITERNRSMEEIKKLSRELTLLLNTVSEGIIGLDINGKVAFINPAGASMLGEDADDVIGRSCHQIIREIRHDGSFYRRRNSPLVMALLEGTPLLRTEIVLWRRDGTSFLANYQVNPIWDRGERKGAVMVFRDITDEKEIIRAKESAERADQAKTEFLTMMSHELRTPMNGIIGMIDLLKSTDLDEEQANYTDILQESGESLLHILNEILDFSRIETGKMTISEERVDVRSLLGSIADLFSAKASEKGLSLSWSVNEESVPDAIMADPLRLRQVLVNLVSNAIKFTEHGSVTLTADAIRRTGTGEFTLTIRVTDTGIGIPSDRQHQLFLSFSQLHPSLNRKYGGTGLGLAISKKLVELMGGMIGVDSREFGGSTFYFSIPTRAVEPEDTVRTMFEEAHE; encoded by the coding sequence ATGAGGAATTTTACGGAAGATTGGTTCTGGGAACCCATGTTTAACAAACTGCCTGTCGGGGCGGTTTTGATATCCTTAAAGACGGAGCAGATTGTAATGCTGAACGAACGCTTCTGCGAAATCCTTGGATCCCCGCGTTCCGAGCTGCTGACACGAACGCCTCGTGATCTCCAGGTTCTGGAGGGCCTCTCCCAACAAGCTTTGCAGCGAATTGAAAGCTATGATATCGCCGATGGACTTCAAGAGGCGATTACGTTTCAGTCCGCGGATGGACGAGCAAGGTCCATAACCGCGGAGTTCTCTCTCCTGGCATCACCGGCCAGCGGAGAGGCTCCGCTCATCCTGTGCTGCATTGACAGGGTGCAGACCGAGGAACCTCCCTTGCCGATGATCCGTCAGGAAGAACTGCTTGCGCTCATACTGAAGAGCGGACAAGATCTTATCTCGATCAGCAATGCAGACGGGATTATTGAATATGTCTCCCCTTCCGCAACCCCCTTGTTAGGGTATCGTCAGGAAGAGATGGTTGGGAGGCATCGCGCCGAGTTTTACCATCCGGCCGATTCCGAAGAAATGAAACAGCCCGGCAAGCTGTTCTCGGATAGCGAAATATTTAACAGGCGCATCCGCCATAAGGACGGACATTATCTGTGGTTTGAAACCTCCTTCCACATCATCCGGGAGGCCGACGGTCATATAACAAAGGTGCTGGCGATCGCACGCAATATTACCAAGCGCAAAATCGATGAGGACACGCTCGCCCGAGCCCAGCGGATCGCGAAAATCGGTTCCTGGAGATGGGATCTTGTGACCCGGACATTATCCTTCAGCGAAGAAATACGCCGAATTTACGGCTACCGGCTGCAGGCGGTCGAGCGCAATCATTTATCCCTTCTTTCCGCGGTTGTCCCTGAAGACCGCAAGCGTCTCCGCCGTGCGATTCTGTCGGCTATCAAGGGGCAGCCCGACGAGATTATTTACAGGATCCAAATTGCCGATGGCTCTATCCGAACGCTCCGGGCACAGTGGGAAGTATCGGCCAGAAGCGAGGGCAAGCCGATCGAATTGGTCGGGATGGCCCAGGACATAACAGAGGAATCGCTAATCGCGCAGCAAATGGTTGAGAACGAGAAGAAATACAGGCTGATTACGGAAAATTCGCTGGATTTCATCTCGCGGAATACGACTGACGATTGCACCTTTCTATACTGCTCGCCTTCCTGTTTTTCGCTCCTCGGTTACAATCCTGAAGAGCTTGTGGGGACCAGCGCTTACGATTACGTATATCCGGAGGACATCGGGCCGCTCAAAGCGTATCTGCAGCGCACCCTCGAGGAAACCTCTCTTACTCCGATCACCTTCCGTTACTTACATAAAGACGGAAGGCATATCTGGTTCGAAGTAAACTGCAAGTTCATTACGGGCCAGGACGGGCATCGAGAAATCATCTCCATCGCCCGGGATATATCCGAACGAAAGCGCATCGAGTTCAAGCTGAAAGAAAGCGAGCAGCGGTACCGATCACTCTTCGAGTATAATCCGCTTGCCGTCTACTCCATGAATCTGGAAGGCGAATATTTGACGGCTAATCGGAATTTGCAGACATTGACCGGCTATTCGCTGGACGAGCTTGTCGGCATGTATTACGGTCCCATCGTGGCGGATAAGGATTTGCCGCGGACGCAGTACCATTTTAGCCAGGCGAAGGAAGGAAAACCGCAGAGCTATGACCTGACGATTATTCACAAGGAAGGACATCCGATTGAAATCAATACCGTCAACATTCCGATCATCGTGGATGAAGAGGTTGTCGGCGTTTACGGAATTACCCGGGACATTACCGAGCGTAACCGTTCGATGGAGGAGATCAAAAAGCTGAGCCGTGAGCTCACGCTGCTGCTGAACACGGTATCCGAAGGCATTATCGGGCTGGACATAAACGGCAAGGTCGCCTTCATCAATCCGGCCGGTGCGTCCATGCTGGGGGAAGATGCGGATGATGTCATCGGCAGGTCCTGTCATCAAATCATCAGGGAGATTCGCCATGACGGCAGCTTTTACCGCAGGAGGAACTCTCCCCTCGTGATGGCACTCCTTGAAGGAACGCCTCTCCTCCGTACCGAGATCGTGCTGTGGCGGCGCGACGGAACCAGCTTTCTGGCCAACTACCAGGTCAATCCGATCTGGGACCGGGGCGAGCGAAAAGGCGCCGTGATGGTATTCCGCGATATTACCGATGAGAAAGAGATCATACGCGCCAAAGAATCGGCTGAGCGGGCGGATCAGGCCAAGACGGAATTTTTGACGATGATGAGCCATGAGCTTCGTACGCCGATGAATGGCATTATCGGGATGATCGATCTTCTGAAATCGACCGACCTCGATGAAGAACAGGCAAATTATACGGACATTCTTCAGGAGAGCGGGGAATCGCTGCTGCATATCCTGAACGAAATCCTCGATTTCAGCCGGATCGAGACCGGTAAAATGACGATTAGCGAGGAGCGTGTTGATGTCCGCAGCCTGCTGGGAAGCATTGCCGACTTGTTCTCCGCCAAAGCAAGCGAGAAAGGGCTGAGTCTATCCTGGAGCGTGAACGAAGAGAGCGTTCCTGATGCCATCATGGCCGATCCTTTGCGGCTTCGCCAGGTGCTTGTCAATTTGGTCAGCAACGCCATCAAGTTTACGGAGCATGGCAGCGTGACGCTGACCGCCGATGCGATCCGGCGCACCGGTACCGGCGAGTTCACCCTGACGATCCGGGTGACGGATACCGGGATCGGTATTCCGTCCGACCGTCAGCATCAGCTGTTCCTCTCCTTCTCCCAGCTTCACCCATCGTTAAACCGCAAGTACGGCGGTACCGGGCTGGGACTGGCGATCAGCAAGAAGCTCGTCGAGCTCATGGGCGGCATGATCGGCGTAGACAGCCGGGAATTCGGCGGCTCCACGTTCTATTTCTCCATTCCGACAAGGGCCGTAGAGCCGGAGGATACGGTCCGGACGATGTTTGAGGAAGCGCATGAATAA